One Candidatus Ornithobacterium hominis genomic region harbors:
- a CDS encoding ATP-binding protein, translated as MTTQQKQQIALELKKFCNRKGGQNKSAKIIGISSALVSQILNQNWDKISDEMWRNVSSKIGSPENKWQVIETTDFRLFTQLMDDAQHNSQVYAVINPAGSGKTVAMKYYEMNNDNAFMVQCNEFWNRKGFLMELLRIMGRDNTGMDVTEMMYEVVNTLKRLENPVLLFDEFDKVSDQVLYFFITIYNQLEDDCGLVMCATDHLKKRILKGIRLNRKGYNEIYSRIGRKFIELNGLTQQDVIQVCFANGIEDKSQMKIVWAECEGDLRRVKRKVHALKLENAQLNNG; from the coding sequence ATGACAACACAACAGAAACAACAAATCGCATTAGAACTTAAAAAGTTCTGTAACCGAAAAGGCGGGCAAAATAAATCTGCAAAAATCATAGGTATATCCTCTGCCCTAGTTTCACAAATTTTAAATCAAAATTGGGACAAAATATCAGATGAGATGTGGCGAAACGTTTCATCAAAAATTGGGAGCCCAGAAAACAAATGGCAGGTGATTGAAACGACTGATTTTAGGCTGTTCACGCAATTAATGGATGATGCACAACACAACTCACAGGTTTATGCGGTGATAAATCCTGCTGGTAGCGGTAAAACAGTTGCAATGAAATATTATGAAATGAATAATGATAACGCCTTTATGGTGCAATGCAACGAGTTTTGGAACCGCAAAGGCTTTTTGATGGAACTACTACGCATAATGGGGCGTGACAATACGGGTATGGACGTAACTGAAATGATGTATGAAGTTGTGAACACACTTAAAAGGCTAGAAAACCCCGTATTACTTTTTGATGAGTTTGATAAGGTGAGCGACCAAGTGCTTTATTTCTTTATAACAATTTACAACCAATTAGAAGACGATTGCGGACTCGTAATGTGTGCCACAGACCATTTAAAGAAACGCATTTTAAAAGGGATTAGGCTTAACCGTAAGGGATATAATGAGATTTATAGCCGTATAGGTAGAAAGTTCATAGAATTAAACGGATTAACACAACAGGACGTAATTCAAGTGTGCTTTGCCAATGGCATAGAAGATAAATCGCAAATGAAAATTGTATGGGCGGAATGTGAAGGAGATTTGCGACGCGTAAAAAGAAAAGTACACGCCCTAAAATTAGAAAACGCCCAATTAAACAACGGTTAA